One Cotesia glomerata isolate CgM1 linkage group LG8, MPM_Cglom_v2.3, whole genome shotgun sequence genomic window carries:
- the LOC123270556 gene encoding uncharacterized protein LOC123270556 isoform X2, protein MNKGYALIYWVNSKNTETVKLSTIPKKCRQNGAVIALKWKNTVTGASEKKVAKILKIAKDKHELNNLTVDTSTGILLEKPTQSTHPSLIISRSDLLYAAKKAAKIKIAKQKDFDSNKSQKNKNYTSAVFTALSDDDTSSSDSSDDDSQSDNEDNRQCEEDDVTEQVKNLLQSATVENLNFLKRLIGVMEKVCHQRVPVKQEEPSVQEIINQEKENIHSSLGSFLPPMTINAISHRNPDLSDWKKLTTDILVEIYGKELAFLSAKGRRGARGIDPNVYRSVYDLINMRLGWILPSKEFVRHVNKVCSNRKKYARKPPAGTSTSQEVVSEEDPIATLEQGDFDHHHEIQYPDSNFCTIQISETYSQAQM, encoded by the exons atgaATAAAGGCTACGCGTTGATTTATTGGGTTAATTCTAAGAACACCGAGACGGTTAAATTGTCAACGATTCCTAAAAAATGCAGGCAAAATGGCGCTGTTATAGCCTTGAAATGGAAGAATACCGTCACGGGTGctagtgaaaaaaaagttgccaagattttgaaaattgcta AAGACAAACACGAGTTGAATAATTTAACAGTTGATACTTCTACGggaattttattggaaaaaccAACGCAATCTACCCATCCAAGTTTAATTATCTCAAGATCGGATTTATTGTATGCAGCAAAGAAAGCggcgaaaataaaaatagccaaGCAAAAAGACTTTGATTCCAACAAATcgcagaaaaataaaaattacacttcTGCTGTATTTACTGCGCTAAGTGACGACGACACTTCGTCTTCTGATTCCAGCGACGACGATAGTCAAAGCGATAACGAAGATAATAGACAGTGTGAAGAGGATGATGTTACTGagcaagttaaaaatttattgcagtCCG cgacagtagaaaatcttaattttctaaaacgaTTAATAGGAGTAATGGAAAAAGTTTGCCATCAACGAGTCCCTGTAAAGCAAGAA gaACCAAGCGTGCAAGAAATAATAAACcaagaaaaagaaaacattCACTCAAGCCTTGGTTCGTTTTTACCACCGATGACAATAAACGCAATATCGCACCGCAATCCAGATTTAAGCGACTGGAAAAAGCTAACTACTGACATCCTGGTTGAAATTTACGGCAAGGAATTAGCATTTTTGTCTGCGAAAGGTCGCAGAGGTGCTCGGGGTATCGATCCAAATGTATATCGCTCTGTCTATG atttaattaatatgcGATTAGGCTGGATATTGCCCTCCAAGGAATTTGTGAGGCATGTTAATAAAGTGTGCTCTAACCGCAAGAAGTACGCCAGGAAACCACCCGCGGGAACTTCAACTAGTCAAGAAGTTGTTAGTGAAGAAGACCCTATTGCTACTTTGGAACAAGGTGACTTTGATCACCACCACGAAATTCAGTATCCTGACAGTAATTTTTGCACGATTCAAATTTCTGAAACTTACAGCCAAGCtcaaatgtaa
- the LOC123270556 gene encoding uncharacterized protein LOC123270556 isoform X1, producing the protein MNKGYALIYWVNSKNTETVKLSTIPKKCRQNGAVIALKWKNTVTGASEKKVAKILKIAKDKHELNNLTVDTSTGILLEKPTQSTHPSLIISRSDLLYAAKKAAKIKIAKQKDFDSNKSQKNKNYTSAVFTALSDDDTSSSDSSDDDSQSDNEDNRQCEEDDVTEQVKNLLQSATVENLNFLKRLIGVMEKVCHQRVPVKQEKEPSVQEIINQEKENIHSSLGSFLPPMTINAISHRNPDLSDWKKLTTDILVEIYGKELAFLSAKGRRGARGIDPNVYRSVYDLINMRLGWILPSKEFVRHVNKVCSNRKKYARKPPAGTSTSQEVVSEEDPIATLEQGDFDHHHEIQYPDSNFCTIQISETYSQAQM; encoded by the exons atgaATAAAGGCTACGCGTTGATTTATTGGGTTAATTCTAAGAACACCGAGACGGTTAAATTGTCAACGATTCCTAAAAAATGCAGGCAAAATGGCGCTGTTATAGCCTTGAAATGGAAGAATACCGTCACGGGTGctagtgaaaaaaaagttgccaagattttgaaaattgcta AAGACAAACACGAGTTGAATAATTTAACAGTTGATACTTCTACGggaattttattggaaaaaccAACGCAATCTACCCATCCAAGTTTAATTATCTCAAGATCGGATTTATTGTATGCAGCAAAGAAAGCggcgaaaataaaaatagccaaGCAAAAAGACTTTGATTCCAACAAATcgcagaaaaataaaaattacacttcTGCTGTATTTACTGCGCTAAGTGACGACGACACTTCGTCTTCTGATTCCAGCGACGACGATAGTCAAAGCGATAACGAAGATAATAGACAGTGTGAAGAGGATGATGTTACTGagcaagttaaaaatttattgcagtCCG cgacagtagaaaatcttaattttctaaaacgaTTAATAGGAGTAATGGAAAAAGTTTGCCATCAACGAGTCCCTGTAAAGCAAGAA aaggaACCAAGCGTGCAAGAAATAATAAACcaagaaaaagaaaacattCACTCAAGCCTTGGTTCGTTTTTACCACCGATGACAATAAACGCAATATCGCACCGCAATCCAGATTTAAGCGACTGGAAAAAGCTAACTACTGACATCCTGGTTGAAATTTACGGCAAGGAATTAGCATTTTTGTCTGCGAAAGGTCGCAGAGGTGCTCGGGGTATCGATCCAAATGTATATCGCTCTGTCTATG atttaattaatatgcGATTAGGCTGGATATTGCCCTCCAAGGAATTTGTGAGGCATGTTAATAAAGTGTGCTCTAACCGCAAGAAGTACGCCAGGAAACCACCCGCGGGAACTTCAACTAGTCAAGAAGTTGTTAGTGAAGAAGACCCTATTGCTACTTTGGAACAAGGTGACTTTGATCACCACCACGAAATTCAGTATCCTGACAGTAATTTTTGCACGATTCAAATTTCTGAAACTTACAGCCAAGCtcaaatgtaa